The sequence AATACTCAGCCGCTTCGCCGCCCGCGTGATGCCCGTATACAGCCACCGCGCCCGCGACTCCTGAAACGCAAAGCTCTCGTCGAACAACACGACGTCGTCCCATTGCGAGCCCTGCGATTTGTGCACGGTCAGCACATAGCCGTAATCGAACTCGTCATAGGGCTTGCGCTGCTCCCAGGCGATCTGCTCGACGCCGCCCTCGAAGCAATCGGCGCGCACCGACACCTTCGTCACCTTGTGCCCAAAATCCTCGTCTGGCGACAGCCGCATGGAAAGGATGCGCGATTTCGAGCGCGAGGTGTTGCGCGACTTCACACGCCACAGACCGCCGTTGAACAGGCCCTTCTTGCGGTTGTTGCGCAGGCACACCAGCTTGTCGCCGGCGACCGGAAAGACGTCCTCGATATTCTGGCGCTGGCGCACCCGCATGTTGTAGGCGCGCCTGGTGTTGTTGCGGCCGACCAGGACCTGGTCGGCGCCCATCACGCGGTCCGGATCGAGCTCTTTGCGCGACACCACCTCGCTCTCGCCGTAGCGGCCGATGTCGAGCTCGCGGCCTTCGCGGACGTCCATCGACATCCGCACGATCGGATCGTCCTGGGCCTGGCGGTGCACCTCGGTCAGCATCGCGTCGGGCTCGGAGTTGGTGAAGAAGCCGCCGCCCTGGATCGGCGGCAGCTGGGC comes from Bradyrhizobium diazoefficiens and encodes:
- a CDS encoding ATP-dependent DNA helicase, whose amino-acid sequence is MATFTPHQDAALKAVGDWLKAKPGRNGTPPVFRLFGFAGTGKTTLARHIAEGVDGEVKFAAFTGKAALVMRNKGCDEASTIHSLIYRARESGEEQPSFELWDDAPASKAKLIVIDECSMVDAELGRDLMSFECPLLVLGDPAQLPPIQGGGFFTNSEPDAMLTEVHRQAQDDPIVRMSMDVREGRELDIGRYGESEVVSRKELDPDRVMGADQVLVGRNNTRRAYNMRVRQRQNIEDVFPVAGDKLVCLRNNRKKGLFNGGLWRVKSRNTSRSKSRILSMRLSPDEDFGHKVTKVSVRADCFEGGVEQIAWEQRKPYDEFDYGYVLTVHKSQGSQWDDVVLFDESFAFQESRARWLYTGITRAAKRLSIVV